The following proteins come from a genomic window of Miscanthus floridulus cultivar M001 chromosome 2, ASM1932011v1, whole genome shotgun sequence:
- the LOC136517289 gene encoding cold-regulated 413 plasma membrane protein 1-like produces MGEGFASYLVMKTGPEGGDAAAAQQALIDADLRELGVAARKLANHAFVLGGGLGFGTSFLKWLAFFAAVYLLILDRTNWKTNMLSALLVPYIFFTLPNALFSLIRGEVGKWIAIIAVILHLFFPRHFPDWLELPGSIILLTVVAPSLFADTFRGDLVGVLICLAIGCYLLQEHIKASGGFRNAFRKGNGVSNSIGILLLFVYPVWAAVLRVL; encoded by the exons ATGGGGGAGGGGTTCGCGTCGTATCTGGTGATGAAGACGGGGCCGGAGGGcggcgacgcggcggcggcgcagcaggcgctGATCGACGCGGACCTGCGGGAGCTCGGCGTCGCTGCGCGGAAGCTCGCCAACCACGCGTTCGTCCTCGGCGGCGGGCTGGGGTTCGGCACTTCCTTCCTTAAGTGGCTGGCCTTCTTCGCCGCAGT GTATCTCTTGATATTGGACCGCACAAATTGGAAGACCAACATGTTGAGCGCTCTCTTGGTTCCTTACATTTTCTTCACTCTGCCTAATGCGCTGTTTTCTCTGATCAG AGGAGAGGTGGGGAAATGGATTGCGATTATTGCTGTTATTCTGCATCTATTCTTTCCACGCCACTTCCCAG ATTGGTTAGAGCTTCCTGGTTCCATCATCCTGCTCACAGTGGTCGCCCCCAGCCTGTTCGCAGACACCTTCAGGGGTGACCTCGTTGGTGTCTTGATATGCCTTGCGATTGGATGCTACCTGCTCCAAGAGCACATCAAGGCGTCAGGTGGATTCAGGAACGCCTTCAGGAAGGGCAATGGCGTGTCGAACTCCATtggcatcctcctcctcttcgtcTACCCTGTCTGGGCCGCGGTGCTGCGAGTCCTGTAG
- the LOC136537961 gene encoding pentatricopeptide repeat-containing protein At4g14050, mitochondrial-like, whose amino-acid sequence MLISPRLAAPAASWTSPSSTLSTTTPTRPGIRGRRRSGFHTPADTASRHHRDRSRLALRFAYRVPSASVTSTSSPEPIDSRFDSEELGLLCREPNPEAAVSLLDQLLQRGSAEQLEPEEQAALLQACADTRSLASLRRAHRLLSSRLSSSIPAPVLHRIATLYLKLGARSDARRALEERPRRRSPAKEEDAAVQAKRREAYAKVRELHAQIRAAGYVPDMRHVLHDIDEDAKARALMYHSERLAIAFGLVSTPPGTQLRVMKNLRICGDCHNAVKLIAKVTVREIVVRDNKRFHHFKDGACSCGDYW is encoded by the coding sequence ATGCTGATTTCTCCGAGACTTGCAGCACCGGCCGCCTCTTGGACCTCCCCTTCCTCCACTCTCAGCACCACCACGCCCACACGTCCAGGGATCCGCGGTCGGAGACGAAGCGGTTTCCACACACCGGCCGACACGGCTTCCCGTCACCACCGCGACCGTAGCCGCCTGGCGCTCCGCTTCGCATACCGCGTACCCTCCGCCTCTGTCACGAGTACCAGCTCACCGGAGCCCATCGATTCCCGATTCGACAGCGAAGAGCTCGGTCTGCTGTGCCGAGAACCCAACCCAGAGGCCGCCGTTAGCTTGCTCGACCAATTGCTCCAACGAGGCAGCGCCGAACAACTCGAGCCGGAGGAGCAGGCCGCGCTCCTCCAGGCCTGCGCCGACACGCGGTCGCTGGCCTCGCTCAGGCGCGCCCACCGCCTGCTCTCGTCCAGGCTGAGCTCCTCGATCCCCGCACCCGTCCTGCACAGGATCGCCACGCTGTACCTCAAGCTCGGCGCCCGCAGCGACGCGCGGCGAGCCCTCGAGGAGCGGCCGAGGCGGCGGTCTCCGGCGAAGGAGGAGGACGCGGCGGTCCAGGCCAAGCGGCGGGAGGCGTACGCGAAGGTGCGGGAGCTCCACGCGCAGATCCGCGCGGCGGGGTACGTGCCGGACATGCGCCACGTGCTCCACGACATCGACGAGGACGCCAAGGCCCGCGCGCTCATGTACCACAGCGAGCGCCTGGCCATCGCGTTCGGGCTGGTGAGCACGCCGCCGGGGACGCAGCTCCGGGTCATGAAGAATCTCCGCATCTGCGGGGACTGCCACAACGCCGTCAAGCTCATCGCCAAGGTCACCGTCCGCGAGATCGTCGTCAGGGACAACAAGCGCTTCCACCATTTCAAGGACGGCGCCTGCTCCTGCGGAGACTACTGGTGA